In Schizosaccharomyces osmophilus chromosome 2, complete sequence, the following proteins share a genomic window:
- the abz2 gene encoding 4-amino-4-deoxychorismate lyase Abz2, with protein sequence MNLFETSLYSNGEIFLLYEHLNRMKHSASILRYHWPGEEVVKQKLLHATEPLDQARLRWELSKDGEIQVKAVPVHVTNEQHLYTVFLDTQPSDTQDNVTCVNKTTSRDIYSHAVQRTGIEYAKHQDALLYNTGGFVTEGTIFNIAFHRDNQWITPNLQHGLLPGTMRQHLLSTGYIAEDKQNKLHKENLKNGEQILLFNSFRKICKGVLVTKP encoded by the exons atgaatttgtttgaaacTAGTTTGTACTCGAACGGAGAAATCTTTCTACTTTATGAGCATCTTAATCGCATGAAACATTCTGCTTCTATTTTGAGGTACCATTGGCCGGGCGAAGAAGTagtgaaacaaaaactcTTGCATGCTACTGAACCCCTTGACCAAGCAAGG CTACGATGGGAACTCTCAAAAGATGGTGAGATTCAAGTCAAGGCCGTTCCCGTTCATGTAACCAACGAGCAACATTTGTATACTGTGTTTTTGGACACCCAGCCATCTGATACTCAGGACAATGTTACATGTGTCAATAAAACCACGTCAAGAGATATCTACTCGCATGCAGTACAACGAACAGGTATCGAATACGCCAAACACCAAGATGCTTTGCTTTACAACACAGGGGGATTTGTGACAGAAGGCACCATCTTCAACATTGCATTTCACCGAGACAACCAGTGGATTACACCGAATCTCCAACATG GTTTACTACCCGGCACAATGAGGCAACATCTTTTATCTACCGGCTACATTGCTGAAGATAAGCAAAATAAGCTacacaaagaaaatttaaaaaacgGTGAGcagattcttttattcaacTCATTTCGTAAAATATGCAAAGGAGTCTTAGTAACAAAGCCCTAA
- the rps3002 gene encoding 40S ribosomal protein S30, producing MGKVHGSLARAGKVKSQCPKVEKQEKPKQPKGRAHKRLVYVRRFVNVTNMVGGKRRMNPSSA from the exons ATGGGAAAAGTTCACGGATCGCTCGCTCGTGCAGGAAAG GTAAAATCTCAATGTCCGAAGGTTGAGAAGCAAGAAAAGCCCAAGCAACCCAAGGGTCGTGCTCACAAGCGTCTTGTTTACGTTCGCCGCTTCGTTAATGTTACCAACATGGTTGGTGGCAAGAGAAGA ATGAACCCTTCTTCTGCTTAA
- a CDS encoding protein-DNA covalent cross-linking repair encodes MSFGYERNINEDHEAEEFLRYIPTLAKPLETPEFLEADKSIIRTGSDMDSNSDKSSFIFCDDSLQIENHVYDPSRLDLEDDSSLADISTCSANSSYPTSPVKRDFFAMESESIMDRISKSNAADKVTSYTKRQFKRNRESLAKQFLHILDSEVFQGKLSEYVLNNEILVTWSKSFSTTAGRATLKRPRSKSHLIQHVQAYIELSEKVVDCDYRLYNTLAHESCHLACWLIDREMQSPHGACFKGWAKRLMNKFPSIEVTSKHNYDIDYKYKWLCMNEACNKLYQRHSKSIDPKRHICALCTSRLVQIAPVTRLLNPFQLFMKENMASIKRQYPTLSHKELMTKVALEYRHAISTQSQKSNSTGFLNVMQELDDLSLKHKQDLMKHASI; translated from the exons ATGAGTTTTGGGTACGAGCGTAACATCAATGAGGATCATGAAGCTGAAGAGTTTTTAAGATA TATCCCGACTCTGGCGAAACCTTTAGAAACTCCCGAGTTTTTAGAAGCGGATAAATCAATAATTCGTACAGGATCAGATATGGACAGTAACTCCGACaagtcttcttttattttttgtgatGACTCGCTCCAGATAGAAAATCACGTTTACGATCCTTCCCGTTTGGATTTAGAAGACGATTCCTCTCTTGCAGATATATCAACATGTTCAGCGAATTCTTCGTATCCTACTTCTCCAGTGaaaagagatttttttGCAATGGAATCCGAGTCCATAATGGACCGTATAAGTAAAAGCAACGCAGCTGATAAAGTGACAAGCTATACCAAAAGACAGTTCAAGCGAAATCGTGAATCGCTAGCCAAGCAATTCCTTCATATTCTAGATAGTGAAGtttttcaaggaaaacTTTCCGAATATGTCCttaataatgaaattttggTAACGTGGTCAAAGTCTTTCAGTACTACTGCAGGAAGAGCTACTTTAAAACGGCCACGATCGAAAAGCCATCTAATTCAGCACGTTCAGGCCTACATTGAGCTTTCAGAAAAAGTTGTTGATTGTGATTATAGACTGTATAACACCTTGGCTCATGAGTCGTGTCATTTGGCTTGCTGGTTAATTGACAGGGAAATGCAATCCCCTCATGGAGCATGTTTCAAAGGTTG GGCGAAACGTCTAATGAACAAATTCCCGTCAATTGAAGTAACTTCAAAGCATAATTACGATATTGATTATAAATACAAATGGCTTTGTATGAATGAAGCTTGCAACAAGCTTTACCAAAGGCACTCTAAGTCGATTGATCCCAAGAGACACATTTGTGCACTTTGTACTAGTCGACTCGTTCAAATTGCTCCAGTAACTAGGCTGCTTAACCCTTTCCAGCTATTTATGAAGGAGAACATGGCAAGCATAAAGCGACAGTATCCTACTCTGTCACACAAAGAATTGATGACTAAAGTCGCTCTAGAATATCGCCATGCTATATCAACACAATCCCAGAAGTCAAACTCTACTGGTTTCCTTAATGTAATGCAAGAACTTGATGATTTATCGCTAAAACATAAACAGGATTTGATGAAACATGCTAGCATTTAA
- the bgs1 gene encoding primary septum and spore wall linear 1,3-beta-glucan synthase catalytic subunit Bgs1, with the protein MDQYWREQEGRGLFEDDATSYTSENDDSINSLQRLIYDDPSVHDDLQSDYDSSSFNVDTSPVAYPSWNQNAEEPPVTMEGVQEILLDLTNKLGFQKDNMRNIFDYVMVLLDSRASRMSPSQALLTLHADVIGGIHANFAKWYFASHFNDGHAIGFHDMSSPIVEKMTLKEAEQAWRDQMGGFSPHRMMVQLCLYFLCWGEANNIRFMPECLCFIYKCAYDYYISSEARDLDSALPKEYFLDSVITPVYRFFHAQLFEVLDGKYVRRERDHASNIGYDDINQFFWSYKGLEEIKCTDKTPLLDLPPFMRYRHLGNVEWKSCFYKTYYEYRSWFHNITNFSRIWVMHIAAYWYYSAYNSSNLYTSQYHIRINNKPPASCRWTACGLAGAIASFITLLAVTFEYLHVPRRYHCARPLWPSFLMLLTALLLNIAPTVFIFASTEHQQTYISRLVVGIVHFFFSLVCVVYFAVTPLRNLVGFTTKSSGHDLANRYFTSNFTPTSKGGAIVSWCLWITVLVAKYCESYFFLALNLSDSIRYLGAMRPYDCGDYILGAGLCRAQPKILLSLLYLTDLSLFFLDTYLWYILISTIYSLGYAFYLGISVWTPWRELFYRVPRRIYTKLLHTDDMEISFKPKVLVSQVWNAIIISMYREHLISRDQIQELLYHQVPSEKAGYHTLRAPNFFYSQQVKHYKQDLFPANSEAARRISFFAQSLAESIPKHCSVDAMPTFTVLVPHYSEKILLSLREIIREEDQLSRVTLLEYLKQLYPIEWKNFVDDTKLLADESESVDSTVDGEKNDLQAKAYDLPFYCIGFKSATPEYTLRTRIWASLRTQTLYRTINGFSNYSRALKLLYRTECPELVEWTNGDPARLDEELDVMANRKFRFCVSMQRYAKFTKEESENAEFLLRAYPDLQIAYMDEDAATRPAEERGIYSVLIDGHCPIMENGKRRPKYRIRLSGNPILGDGKSDNQNMSIPYIRGEYVQMVDANQDNYLEECLKIRNILAEFEQFTPPLHNPYSVNAKSATNHPVAILGAREYIFSENTGMLGDVAAAKEQCFGTMFARILSLIGGKLHYGHPDFINVLFMTTRGGVSKAQKGLHVNEDIYAGMTALQRGGRIKHSDYYQCGKGRDLGFGSILNFTTKIGTGMAEQMLSREYFHLGTQLPFDRFLSFFYAHAGFHVNNMVIMFSLQLLMLVIINLGAMFSVVPVCNYRQFDPVTAPLSPRGCYQLQPVLEWLKRCILSIFIVFGIAFVPLAVCELNERGALRMVIRVFKQIFSLSPIFEIFTCQIYAQSLIANLSFGGARYIGTSRGFATVRVPFALLYSRFSGPSLYFGSRLMFMLLYGSITAWLPHYIYFWITLVALCVSPFLYNPHQFSWTDFFVDYREFIRWTFRENSRNHSNSWIGNCQLSRTRVTGYKRKIYGKKADKISMDSPRARITTMFYGEILGPLGTLFFTCIPFLFANSQPGNEDISKRTNAFIRLIIMSLIPLVLSGGIAILFFCLGIVLRPLVGGKARKVGIYMAAAAHILFVFVDIIVFEVLGYLEGWTFSITLLGFIAITSIHRFAHKLLIICFLSREFRHDGANLAWWSGLWNGQGFGYMVLTQPWREFVCKTTEINMFAGDFLLSHLLLFLHCPIILIPYIDKFHSIILFWLRPSRQIRPPVYTIRQNKLRRQIVFRYATLYFTLFVIFFLLLILPFVFGNSAAGVSYDQFNMIQPSIRIMPSTKKNSSV; encoded by the coding sequence ATGGATCAGTATTGGCGTGAGCAAGAAGGCCGTGGCCTTTTCGAAGATGATGCCACGAGTTACACTTCCGAAAATGATGATTCCATAAATTCTTTGCAGCGTTTGATTTATGATGATCCATCTGTTCATGATGACCTTCAGTCTGATTATGATAGTAGCTCCTTTAACGTCGACACTAGTCCTGTCGCTTATCCTTCATGGAACCAGAATGCTGAAGAACCCCCGGTAACTATGGAGGGTGTTCAAGAAATTTTACTTGATCTTACAAACAAACTGGGCTTCCAGAAGGATAATATGCGCAACATATTCGATTATGTCATGGTTTTACTTGATTCTCGTGCCTCGCGTATGTCTCCTTCTCAAGCGCTTCTTACTCTTCACGCAGATGTTATTGGTGGTATCCATGCCAATTTCGCAAAGTGGTATTTTGCTTCACATTTTAATGATGGCCATGCCATCGGTTTCCATGATATGTCATCCCCGATCGTCGAAAAAATGACCTTAAAAGAGGCCGAACAAGCCTGGAGAGATCAAATGGGCGGTTTTTCTCCCCATCGAATGATGGTCCAGCTTTGCTTATACTTTTTATGCTGGGGTGAGGCCAATAATATCCGGTTTATGCCTGAGTGTCTTTGCTTCATCTATAAATGCGCCTATGATTATTATATCTCATCTGAAGCCCGAGATTTGGATTCGGCTTTACCcaaagaatattttttggacTCTGTAATTACTCCCGTCTATCGTTTCTTCCATGCCCAGCTATTTGAAGTTCTGGATGGTAAATATGTGCGCCGCGAACGAGATCATGCCAGCAATATTGGTTATGACGACATTAACCAGTTCTTTTGGTCTTACAAAGGCCTTGAGGAAATAAAGTGTACCGATAAGACTCCTTTGTTAGATCTACCTCCTTTTATGCGCTACCGCCATTTAGGTAATGTTGAATGGAAATCTTGTTTTTACAAGACGTACTATGAATATCGCTCATGGTTTCACAATATCACAAACTTTTCTCGAATTTGGGTTATGCATATTGCTGCCTATTGGTACTATTCTGCTTACAATTCTTCGAATTTGTATACTTCCCAGTATCACATACGAATAAACAATAAGCCTCCTGCGTCTTGTCGCTGGACTGCTTGTGGTTTAGCAGGTGCGATTGCCTCTTTCATTACTCTCCTCGCCGTTACTTTTGAATACCTTCATGTTCCAAGACGCTATCATTGTGCTAGACCTCTATGGCCAAGCTTTTTGATGCTTTTGACCGCACTATTACTTAACATAGCTCCAACTGTGTTTATCTTTGCTTCAACTGAACATCAACAGACTTACATTTCTCGTTTGGTGGTTGGCATCGtgcatttctttttttcattggTTTGTGTTGTCTACTTTGCTGTTACACCTTTGAGAAATCTTGTGGGATTCACGACAAAAAGTTCCGGCCATGATTTAGCGAATCGTTATTTTACGTCTAATTTTACCCCAACCTCTAAAGGCGGTGCTATCGTTTCCTGGTGCTTATGGATTACGGTTTTGGTTGCTAAGTATTGTGAATCAtatttcttccttgcaCTCAATCTCTCAGATTCAATTCGTTACTTAGGTGCCATGCGTCCTTATGATTGTGGTGATTACATTTTGGGGGCCGGCCTTTGCAGAGCTCAACCAAAAATACTGCTTAGTTTGCTGTATCTTACTGATTTGtcattgttctttttggataCTTACCTATGGTATATTTTGATTAGTACCATTTATTCCTTGGGTTATGCTTTCTACTTGGGCATTAGTGTGTGGACTCCATGGCGCGAGCTTTTTTACCGTGTTCCGCGAAGAATTTATACTAAACTTCTTCATACTGATGATATGGAAATTTCGTTTAAACCTAAGGTATTAGTTTCCCAGGTATGGAATGCAATTATTATCTCTATGTACAGGGAACACTTGATTTCTCGAGATCAAATTCAGGAGTTATTATATCATCAAGTACCTTCTGAAAAGGCTGGATATCACACGCTTCGTGCAccgaattttttttactctCAGCAAGTGAAGCACTATAAACAAGATCTTTTCCCCGCAAATTCCGAGGCAGCTAGAagaatttccttttttgctCAATCATTGGCTGAGTCCATTCCTAAGCATTGCTCTGTGGATGCTATGCCTACGTTTACTGTCTTAGTGCCTCATTATTCCGAAAAGATCTTGCTGTCATTACGTGAAATTATCCGTGAAGAAGATCAGCTTTCTCGTGTAACCCTTCTGGAATACTTAAAACAATTATATCCAATtgaatggaagaattttgttgatgaCACTAAGCTGCTTGCTGATGAAAGTGAATCAGTAGATTCAACCGTGGATGGTGAAAAGAATGACTTGCAGGCTAAAGCTTATGATCTTCCATTTTACTGCATTGGTTTCAAGTCCGCTACACCTGAGTACACTTTGCGAACGAGAATCTGGGCCTCTTTACGTACTCAAACCCTTTATCGTACGATCAATGGATTTAGTAACTACAGCAGAGCACTTAAACTCTTATACCGTACTGAATGCCCTGAACTCGTTGAATGGACTAATGGTGATCCTGCTCGATTAGACGAAGAATTAGATGTGATGGCCAATAGAAAGTTTAGATTCTGTGTTTCCATGCAACGCTATGCCAAGTTtaccaaagaagaatcagaAAATGCCGAATTTTTACTCAGAGCGTATCCTGATCTTCAAATTGCTTATATGGATGAAGATGCAGCTACTCGCCCTGCTGAAGAAAGAGGTATTTACTCTGTGTTAATTGACGGTCACTGTCCTATTATGGAGAACGGTAAACGACGTCCTAAATATCGCATTCGGTTGTCTGGTAATCCAATTCTCGGTGATGGTAAATCTGATAATCAAAACATGTCGATTCCTTATATCCGAGGTGAATATGTTCAAATGGTTGATGCAAACCAGGATAATTACTTGGAAGAATGCCTTAAAATCAGAAATATTCTTGCTGAATTTGAGCAGTTTACCCCTCCTCTGCATAATCCTTATTCTGTGAATGCCAAATCTGCAACAAATCATCCAGTAGCCATCCTTGGCGCTCGAGAATATATTTTCTCGGAAAATACGGGTATGCTTGGTGATGTTGCTGCTGCCAAAGAACAATGTTTTGGTACTATGTTTGCTCGAATTTTATCTCTAATCGGAGGTAAGTTGCATTATGGCCATCCCGATTTTATCAACGTATTGTTTATGACAACCCGAGGTGGTGTATCCAAAGCACAGAAAGGGTTACACGTCAACGAGGATATTTATGCCGGTATGACCGCTTTACAGAGAGGTGGTAGAATTAAGCATTCTGATTATTATCAATGCGGTAAAGGCCGTGATTTAGGATTTGGATCTATTCTGAACTTTACTACAAAGATTGGTACTGGTATGGCTGAACAAATGCTTTCTCGTGAATACTTCCACTTGGGTACTCAATTGCCTTTCGACAgatttttgtctttcttctaTGCACACGCAGGTTTCCATGTTAATAACATGGTcattatgttttctttgcaaCTACTTATGCTCGTCATTATCAACCTTGGTGCGATGTTCAGTGTAGTGCCTGTCTGTAATTACCGCCAGTTTGATCCAGTCACTGCTCCTCTTTCTCCAAGGGGTTGCTATCAACTTCAACCCGTTTTGGAATGGCTTAAACGCTGTATTTTGTCCATCTTCATTGTCTTCGGTATTGCATTCGTCCCCTTAGCTGTTTGTGAACTGAATGAACGTGGTGCGCTCAGAATGGTAATCCGTGTATTCAAACAGATCTTCTCTTTGTCAcctatttttgaaatttttacTTGCCAGATTTACGCTCAAAGTTTAATTGCTAACCTGTCGTTTGGTGGAGCTCGATACATTGGTACTAGCAGAGGTTTTGCTACCGTTCGTGTACCATTTGCTTTGTTATATTCACGTTTTAGTGGTCCTTCACTATACTTTGGTTCGAGACTCATGTTTATGCTACTTTACGGATCTATCACCGCTTGGTTGCCTCATTATATCTATTTCTGGATTACTCTAGTTGCTCTTTGTGTCAGTCCATTCTTGTATAATCCCCACCAATTCTCTTGGACAGACTTCTTTGTCGATTATCGAGAGTTTATTCGTTGGACATTCCGCGAAAATTCTCGCAACCATTCTAATTCTTGGATTGGGAATTGCCAGCTCTCACGAACTCGTGTTACGGGATATAAGCGTAAAATTTATGGTAAGAAGGCCGACAAAATCTCCATGGATTCTCCTCGCGCTCGCATTACAACAATGTTTTATGGGGAGATTCTGGGTCCTTTGGGTACCTTATTCTTCACCTGCATTCCATTCTTGTTTGCAAATTCTCAACCGGGTAACGAAGATATATCAAAGAGAACTAATGCTTTTATTCGATTAATTATTATGTCTCTAATTCCTCTTGTCCTTAGTGGTGGTATTGCcattctcttcttctgtCTTGGTATCGTGTTACGCCCACTGGTTGGTGGTAAAGCGAGAAAGGTAGGAATTTACATGGCTGCAGCTGCACATAtccttttcgttttcgtaGATATTATTGTCTTTGAGGTTCTTGGATATTTAGAAGGATGGACTTTTAGTATAACGTTGCTTGGATTTATTGCTATTACTTCCATTCATCGTTTTGCTCATAAGTTATTGATTATTTGCTTCTTATCTAGAGAATTCCGTCATGATGGTGCTAACCTAGCGTGGTGGTCAGGTTTATGGAACGGACAAGGATTCGGGTACATGGTGCTTACTCAGCCCTGGAGAGAATTCGTATGTAAGACTACTGAAATTAACATGTTTGCTGGAGACTTTTTGCTCAGCCATCTGTTGCTCTTCCTTCATTGTCCCATCATTTTGATTCCGTACATTGATAAATTTCATTccattattcttttctggCTCCGTCCCAGCAGACAAATTCGTCCTCCTGTTTACACTATTAGACAAAACAAGTTACGTCGACAGATCGTGTTCCGATATGCCACCCTGTACTTTACCTTATTTGTtatctttttccttctcctAATTTTACCCTTTGTATTTGGTAACTCTGCCGCCGGAGTTTCATATGATCAGTTTAATATGATCCAGCCGTCCATTCGTATCATGCCatcaacaaagaagaattctTCAGTTTAA
- the mbx1 gene encoding DNA-binding transcription factor, MADS-box Mbx1 produces the protein MNFMSSSKIPSTPSSPRRSIQPIADAKNKSLTFNRRRLGLFKKAFELSILCDAKVVVLVYDTKNACHVYSSEEPEEKRDNLLRKFLDKDFVTNDPLRNNTPQNPRPGETPPSWQTQDDYTASVTTYRAESSRKEFVDSPVDLDSQAYTMKSSTSYHSVPRKEKPNGDSLPPLNTSSSSSFDLPFSPPSRGSHVDALPNDWMNTFSDQSSTSPLPNTQDILSPSPALQHNGSLSMDFDNFPQYPPVSSRRTLHGSRNRPDYSSIKRTQSLKTRRTAKPKVTRIHTAHPSIDGHFDYFRTSPLSSASTIETLPSNPFVPQEPHSQITEFDNLNCRDNDLSSNPYADTIPEISLPAADDNFGLLNNGLEATNTGNTFFNSQPINESNNVDISDIALMKANADWHALTTSHIDLDLENRSPAYSLPSPK, from the coding sequence ATGAATTTTATGTCGTCTTCTAAAATTCCTTCGACTCCTTCGTCTCCTCGTCGTTCAATTCAGCCCATAGCTGATGCGAAAAACAAGTCTCTTACGTTTAACCGCCGCAGATTAGggcttttcaaaaaggcTTTTGAACTTTCTATACTATGTGATGCCAAAGTCGttgttttggtttatgACACCAAGAATGCCTGCCATGTATACTCATCAGAGGAACCTGAGGAAAAGCGTGATAATTTGTTGCGCaaatttttggataaaGATTTTGTTACAAACGACCCTTTGCGTAACAATACTCCTCAAAATCCCCGTCCGGGTGAAACACCTCCTTCCTGGCAAACTCAGGACGACTATACTGCATCTGTCACTACATATCGTGCTGAATCGTCTCGCAAGGAATTTGTAGATTCGCCTGTGGATCTTGATAGTCAAGCTTATACTATGAAATCTTCTACCTCGTATCATTCTGTCCCCCGGAAAGAGAAACCTAACGGTGATTCTTTACCGCCATTGAATACAAGTTCTAGCTCGTCGTTTGATCTACCCTTTTCTCCTCCATCTAGAGGATCGCATGTCGATGCTTTACCAAATGACTGGATGAACACTTTTTCGGATCAATCTTCAACCTCCCCGTTACCGAATACGCAAGACATCCTATCTCCTTCTCCTGCTCTTCAACACAATGGCTCGCTTTCTATGGACTTCGACAATTTCCCACAGTATCCTCCTGTTTCTTCTAGACGTACACTTCATGGCTCACGAAATCGCCCTGATTATTCTTCTATAAAACGTACCCAATCGCTGAAAACTAGGCGCACagcaaaaccaaaagtcACCCGTATACACACTGCACATCCTAGTATTGATGGTCACTTCGATTATTTCCGTACCAGTCCTTTATCTTCTGCTTCTACTATAGAAACTCTTCCTAGTAACCCATTTGTACCTCAAGAACCACATTCGCAAATCACTGAATTCGATAATTTAAATTGTAGGGACAATGATTTAAGCTCTAATCCTTACGCTGATACAATACCTGAAATTTCATTACCGGCAGCTGACGACAATTTTGGTCTTCTTAATAATGGTCTAGAAGCTACGAATACTGGAAACACATTCTTTAATTCGCAACCCATCAATGAATCTAATAACGTTGATATCTCTGATATTGCTTTAATGAAAGCAAATGCCGACTGGCATGCGCTTACCACTTCTCACATTGATTTGGATTTAGAAAATCGCAGCCCGGCTTATTCATTACCATCGCCCAAATGA
- the ppr3 gene encoding mitochondrial PPR repeat protein Ppr3 — MAFKWLISRNTQNIAKVHLTLPKALITHRSYFHGIQRWPRSYGKLKSRCFASNVASLEAAQQELDRKFKELEGNVETIRQSQVNKWPSLNLSEQEIEQALYSIEQEGKSDNDVATSNELKGLPDATFYLGPILSKRLQLHHNEKEAKNSLVVIGEDRKYLKFVVENKKKLEAWNQKVVALLADPNCFQGVSKLHVESFVTALPTTLKVKHMQQILKNLENTDLGLWRELCYQFMVACNRKKMFSASLNLLEQYNSIDSSVHSDLCRAEAFALSRLGLYSEFTKLIERYQKEVKIFEHSFFSVCLVSFCKAQMTSQALSLFDYMKFVSVNTAPNEIDYNSLIYHCAVQKRPEKALELYNDMIKRPINPLRPTELTINNLIHALSTEKKYHFLAFAYLSEFTKFGLAPNARTSYELLRLAAQSGNINAIKNLYSQYWANSQVLSKICSVERLFNFAYKAYANATTKDSSVIPSLDKIRESVIRNLEEDESFSSPFGLRKISTKSDLFYAAVYTREYTKKYHPEIVTKTSLSFLNIFSTQQNLELFTSVYLTEFSQPDFAEKEDLENHFITQRNILAYYFAIYVSLRCDDFILGYRAWQEYYLHKDKGIIPSELKGYEQKITTLMISLFSKHGYLELARKLLVASLNQGWDWTPHSLGHLRKLASLKKDQATVQLIDGITGTQILT; from the exons ATGGCATTTAAATGGTTAATATCGCGAAATACCCAAAACATTGCTAAAGTACATCTCACATTACCAAAAGCCCTTATAACTCATAGAAGCTATTTTCATGGAATTCAACGGTGGCCTAGAAGTTATGGAAAACTAAAATCCCGATGTTTTGCTTCCAACGTGGCATCTTTAGAAGCTGCTCAGCAAGAATTGGATCGAAAATTTAAAGAGCTAGAAGGAAACGTAGAAACAATAAGACAAAGTCAAGTCAATAAATGG CCTTCTCTTAACCTATCTGAACAAGAAATCGAGCAAGCTCTTTATTCTATCGAGCAAGAAGGGAAATCTGATAATGATGTTGCAACTTCGAACGAACTAAAGGGTTTACCTGATGctactttttatttgggCCCTATCCTTTCAAAAAGGCTGCAGCTTCATCATAACgagaaagaagcaaaaaactCCCTTGTGGTTATTGGGGAAGACCGCAAGTATTTGAAGTTTGTTgtggaaaacaaaaaaaagcttgaaGCTTGGAATCAGAAAGTCGTTGCTTTGCTGGCTGACCCCAACTGCTTTCAGGGAGTTTCAAAATTGCATGTAGAATCCTTTGTCACGGCATTGCCTACTACATTAAAGGTGAAACATATGCAGCAAATTCTCAAGAACTTGGAAAACACAGATTTAGGCCTTTGGCGCGAGTTATGCTATCAGTTTATGGTTGCTTGtaatagaaagaaaatgttttcCGCATCTTTGAATCTTTTGGAACAATATAATAGTATTGACTCCAGTGTACATTCAGATTTGTGCCGTGCAGAAGCATTCGCTTTAAGTCGACTCGGGCTCTACAGCGAATTTACGAAACTTATTGAACGTTATCAAAAGGaagtaaaaatatttgaacattcattttttagtGTTTGCTTAGTATCTTTCTGCAAAGCTCAGATGACTTCCCAAGCATTGTCTCTATTCGACTATATGAAATTTGTTTCAGTTAACACAGCACCAAATGAGATCGATTATAACTCCTTAATATATCATTGTGCTGTTCAAAAAAGGCCAGAAAAAGCACTTGAATTATACAATGATATGATAAAACGACCTATCAATCCGTTGAGACCAACCGAGCTTACAATCAATAATCTAATCCACGCTTTGTCgacagaaaaaaagtatCATTTTCTTGCATTTGCTTACTTATCAGAATTTACGAAATTTGGTTTAGCCCCGAACGCACGAACATCGTATGAGCTTTTGAGATTAGCTGCTCAAAGCGGTAACATTAATGCTATAAAGAACTTGTATTCTCAATACTGGGCTAACAGCCAAGTTTTGTCTAAGATTTGCAGCGTTGAAAGATTGTTTAATTTTGCTTACAAGGCTTATGCAAATGCCACCACGAAGGATTCTTCCGTCATTCCAAGCTTGGATAAGATCCGCGAAAGCGTTATTAGGAatttagaagaagatgaaagcTTTAGTTCACCTTTTGGTTTACGGAAGATAAGTACGAAATCGGATTTATTTTATGCTGCTGTTTATACACGCGAGTACACGAAAAAATATCATCCAGAGATTGTTACCAAAACAAGCttatcttttctaaatatATTCTCAACGCAACAGAATTTGGAACTTTTTACGAGTGTCTATTTAACGGAATTTTCTCAGCCGGATTTCgctgaaaaagaagatttggaaaaccACTTCATTACTCAAAGGAACATATTAGCCTATTATTTTGCAATCTATGTTTCTTTACGTTGTGATGATTTTATTCTTGGATATCGTGCATGGCAAGAGTATTACTTGCATAAAGACAAGGGTATTATTCCTTCTGAATTAAAGGGatatgaacaaaaaattactaCGCTTATGATTTCTCTGTTTTCCAAGCATGGGTACTTAGAATTAGCGAGAAAGTTATTAGTAGCTAGTCTCAATCAAGGATGGGATTGGACCCCTCATTCATTGGGACATCTTAGAAAACTTGCtagtttaaaaaaggatcaAGCAACTGTACAATTAATTGACGGTATTACTGGAACACAAATTTTGACTTAG